In one window of Eubalaena glacialis isolate mEubGla1 chromosome 13, mEubGla1.1.hap2.+ XY, whole genome shotgun sequence DNA:
- the GPER1 gene encoding G-protein coupled estrogen receptor 1 has product METPPGACNGCSTGLELPRTLANSSAALSEQQQHAIGLVLSCLYTIFLFPIGFVGNLLILVVNIRFREKMTIPDLYFINLAAADLILVADSLIEVFNLDEQYYDITALCTFMSLFLQVNMYSSVFFLTWMSFDRYLALAKAVRCGPFRTKPRARLSCGLIWMASVSATLVPFTAVHLRHSEDVCFCFADVREVQWLEVTLGFVVPFAIIGLCYSLIVRVLVTAHRHRGLRPRRQKALRMILAVVLVFFVCWLPENVFISVHLLQRAPPGAGPCQRSPRHAHPLAGHVVNLAAFSNSCLNPLVYSFLGETFRDKLRLYLEQKTGLSALNRFCHTALKAVVPDSTEQAEVKFSSAV; this is encoded by the coding sequence ATGGAGACGCCGCCGGGCGCCTGCAACGGCTGCTCCACCGGCCTCGAGCTGCCCCGCACGCTGGCCAACAGCTCGGCCGCGCTCTCGGAGCAGCAGCAGCACGCCATCGGGCTCGTCCTCTCCTGCCTCTACACCATCTTCCTCTTCCCCATCGGCTTCGTGGGCAACCTCCTGATCCTGGTGGTGAACATCCGCTTCCGGGAAAAGATGACCATCCCCGACCTGTACTTCATCAACCTGGCGGCCGCGGACCTCATCCTGGTGGCGGACTCGCTGATCGAGGTGTTCAACCTGGACGAGCAGTACTACGACATCACCGCGCTCTGCACCTTCATGTCGCTCTTCCTGCAGGTCAACATGTACAGCAGCGTCTTCTTCCTCACCTGGATGAGCTTCGACCGCTACCTGGCCCTGGCCAAGGCCGTGCGCTGCGGCCCGTTCCGCACCAAGCCCCGCGCGCGGCTGAGCTGCGGCCTCATCTGGATGGCCTCCGTGTCCGCCACCCTGGTGCCCTTCACCGCCGTGCACCTGCGGCACAGCGAGGACGTCTGCTTCTGCTTCGCCGACGTCAGGGAGGTGCAGTGGCTGGAGGTCACGCTGGGCTTCGTGGTCCCCTTCGCCATCATCGGCCTCTGCTACTCACTCATCGTCAGGGTCCTGGTGACGGCGCACCGGCACCGTGGCCTTCGCCCGCGGCGGCAGAAGGCGCTGCGCATGATCCTGGCCGTGGTCCTGGTCTTCTTCGTGTGCTGGCTGCCCGAGAACGTCTTCATCAGCGTGCACCTGCTGCAGCGTGCACCGCCCGGGGCCGGACCCTGCCAGCGCTCCCCCCGCCACGCGCACCCGCTGGCCGGCCACGTGGTCAACCTGGCCGCCTTCTCCAACAGCTGCCTCAACCCCCTGGTCTACAGCTTCCTCGGGGAGACCTTCCGAGACAAGCTGCGGCTCTACCTGGAGCAGAAGACCGGCCTGTCTGCCCTGAACCGCTTCTGCCACACGGCCCTGAAGGCGGTGGTCCCGGACAGCACCGAGCAGGCCGAGGTGAAGTTCAGCAGTGCCGTgtag